From Sinorhizobium sp. RAC02, a single genomic window includes:
- a CDS encoding TetR/AcrR family transcriptional regulator gives MTREAWIVAGIEALIGEGIANVKIQVMAKTLAVSRSSFYWFFADLQELHRELIEYWLRKNTSPIIERALRPAPTVTKAVCHIFECWVDPDLFSPRLDAAVRSWGQVDASVRGIVDQADDQRVDAVTRMFLRYDYPQDEAFIRARVLYFTQIGHFTLGMRDDREMRLRLLRPYLLSFTGREASDAEVEAFETLMRRVQPDG, from the coding sequence ATGACACGTGAGGCCTGGATCGTGGCAGGAATCGAGGCACTCATTGGAGAAGGCATCGCCAATGTGAAGATCCAGGTTATGGCCAAGACGCTCGCCGTCTCGCGGTCGAGCTTCTACTGGTTCTTCGCCGACCTGCAGGAACTGCACCGCGAACTCATCGAATACTGGCTGCGAAAGAACACCAGTCCTATCATTGAGCGGGCGCTTCGGCCGGCGCCGACCGTCACCAAAGCCGTATGCCACATTTTCGAATGCTGGGTTGACCCTGATCTCTTCAGCCCGCGCCTCGATGCCGCCGTCCGTTCCTGGGGGCAGGTGGATGCATCGGTGCGCGGCATTGTCGATCAGGCGGATGATCAGCGTGTCGATGCGGTGACGCGCATGTTCCTGCGTTACGATTATCCGCAGGACGAAGCCTTCATCCGGGCCCGGGTCCTCTACTTCACGCAGATCGGTCATTTCACGCTCGGCATGCGCGATGACCGGGAGATGCGGTTGCGTCTCCTGCGCCCTTATCTCCTCAGCTTCACTGGTCGCGAGGCATCCGATGCCGAAGTTGAGGCTTTCGAAACATTGATGCGGCGTGTTCAGCCCGACGGCTGA
- a CDS encoding histone deacetylase family protein → MRSFRGSAMRWTDPWTLTWRAAGDSASSEEAAVLAIYDERQSLHRPLTRIAGGVLQPNLEVPERIEKLREGLALAGVSIVAPAGDDTALIHGLHDGGYLDFLENGFAAWRAIPGNGPELRSSIHPNIYMNRRPDDLLGRAGFYQADAGCVLVEGTWEAAKASALTALDASRRVLDGEDMVYALCRPPGHHAYRDKAGGFCYLNNSALAAEQAVVAGRRVAILDIDVHHGNGTQTMFYDRGDVLTLSVHGDPAYLYPYYAGYADEAGGGAGAGKNRNFPLPLGSDGAAYLVAVRTACEDVRRFGADFLVLALGLDASVNDPFACMRVDDGHFNRIGQHIAKLRIPTVIVQEGGYVSPFLAATLAAFISGISQ, encoded by the coding sequence ATGCGATCGTTTCGCGGTTCCGCGATGCGTTGGACCGATCCCTGGACGCTTACCTGGCGGGCGGCGGGCGACTCGGCAAGCAGTGAGGAGGCCGCGGTGCTGGCGATCTATGACGAGCGGCAGTCGCTGCACCGGCCCTTGACGCGGATTGCAGGCGGCGTGCTACAGCCCAATCTCGAGGTTCCCGAGCGCATCGAGAAGCTTCGTGAAGGGCTGGCGCTGGCCGGTGTCAGTATCGTCGCCCCTGCTGGTGACGATACGGCCCTGATCCATGGCCTGCACGATGGCGGCTATCTTGATTTTCTGGAGAACGGTTTTGCCGCCTGGCGCGCGATCCCCGGCAATGGTCCGGAGTTGCGCTCCAGCATTCACCCGAATATCTACATGAACCGGCGCCCTGACGATCTTCTCGGTCGTGCCGGCTTCTACCAGGCGGATGCAGGCTGCGTCCTTGTTGAAGGAACGTGGGAAGCTGCAAAAGCGAGCGCTTTGACCGCACTCGATGCTTCCCGGCGCGTGCTTGACGGCGAGGACATGGTCTATGCCCTGTGTCGTCCGCCTGGCCATCATGCCTATCGCGACAAGGCCGGCGGCTTCTGCTATCTCAACAATTCCGCCCTTGCCGCCGAACAGGCGGTCGTGGCGGGGCGGCGTGTCGCAATCCTCGACATCGATGTGCACCATGGCAACGGCACGCAGACGATGTTCTATGATCGCGGTGACGTGCTGACGCTGTCAGTGCACGGCGACCCCGCGTATCTCTACCCCTACTATGCTGGTTATGCCGATGAGGCGGGGGGCGGCGCGGGGGCGGGAAAGAACCGCAATTTCCCCCTTCCACTCGGCAGCGACGGCGCGGCGTATCTGGTGGCGGTGCGGACGGCATGTGAAGACGTCCGACGGTTTGGCGCCGACTTCCTTGTCCTGGCTCTCGGCCTTGACGCATCCGTGAACGATCCCTTTGCTTGCATGAGAGTGGACGACGGGCATTTCAACCGCATCGGGCAGCACATCGCGAAGCTACGAATCCCGACCGTCATAGTTCAGGAGGGAGGCTATGTTTCACCCTTCCTTGCCGCAACTTTGGCAGCTTTCATCTCTGGCATTTCGCAGTAG
- a CDS encoding aminotransferase — MYNSLRMRDIASQIHPQTNLATHEAVGPTIMARGEGAYVYDDDGKQYIEGMSGLWCAALGMSEKRLVDAATRQLNTLPYYQNFAHRATEPAIELSERLLKIAPVPMSKVLFQSSGSEANDTAVKLAWYYFHAQGKPEKKKIIARNRGYHGTSIASASITGLPHLHREFNLPLPGFLHVTCPHFYREGLPGETEEGFATRLADELDALIVAEGPDTVAAFFAEPAMGTGGVVIPPKTYFEKIQKVLKQHDVLLVADEVITGFGRTGAWWGSQTFGLEPDMITCAKALTAAYMPLSAVLLSERLYSGMRAQSEKIGVFGHGYTYGAHPVACAVGVEALRIYEEDGIIDGVAALEERMAEGMRPLIDHPLVGEVRGVGLMWGVEIVRDKETREAFPADMQFGVGIQNRAFENGLVCRSLGTAIAFAPPLISTPEQIDAIVSRFRDALDRSLDAYLAGGGRLGKQ; from the coding sequence ATGTACAACTCGCTTCGCATGCGCGATATCGCGTCCCAAATCCACCCGCAAACCAATCTGGCCACCCATGAAGCCGTCGGACCGACAATCATGGCGCGGGGCGAAGGCGCCTATGTCTATGACGACGACGGCAAGCAATATATCGAGGGCATGTCCGGCCTCTGGTGCGCGGCACTCGGCATGAGCGAGAAGCGGCTGGTCGATGCCGCCACCCGTCAGCTCAACACCTTGCCCTACTACCAGAACTTCGCCCATCGCGCGACGGAGCCGGCGATCGAGCTGTCGGAACGTCTCCTGAAGATCGCGCCCGTGCCGATGTCGAAGGTGCTGTTCCAAAGCTCGGGCTCGGAAGCGAATGACACGGCCGTCAAGCTCGCCTGGTACTATTTCCACGCCCAGGGCAAGCCGGAGAAGAAGAAGATCATCGCCCGCAACCGTGGTTACCACGGCACCTCCATCGCCTCGGCCAGCATCACCGGCCTGCCGCACCTGCACCGTGAATTCAATCTGCCGCTTCCCGGCTTCCTGCATGTGACATGCCCCCATTTCTATCGCGAGGGCCTGCCGGGCGAGACGGAGGAGGGCTTTGCCACGCGCCTGGCCGACGAGCTGGATGCGCTGATCGTGGCCGAAGGACCGGACACGGTGGCCGCATTCTTTGCCGAGCCCGCCATGGGCACCGGCGGTGTGGTCATCCCGCCGAAAACCTACTTCGAGAAGATCCAGAAGGTCCTGAAGCAGCACGACGTGCTTCTGGTGGCCGACGAGGTTATTACCGGTTTCGGGCGCACCGGCGCCTGGTGGGGTAGCCAGACATTCGGGCTGGAGCCGGACATGATCACCTGTGCCAAGGCTCTGACGGCCGCCTACATGCCGCTCTCGGCGGTGCTTCTGTCCGAGCGCCTCTATTCCGGCATGCGGGCGCAGAGCGAGAAGATCGGCGTCTTTGGGCACGGCTATACCTATGGCGCTCATCCGGTGGCCTGTGCGGTGGGCGTCGAGGCGCTGCGGATCTACGAGGAGGACGGGATCATCGATGGCGTCGCCGCACTTGAAGAGCGCATGGCCGAGGGAATGCGACCGCTCATCGACCACCCGCTCGTCGGCGAGGTGCGCGGCGTCGGCCTGATGTGGGGCGTCGAGATTGTCCGAGACAAGGAAACACGCGAAGCCTTCCCGGCCGACATGCAGTTCGGTGTCGGTATCCAGAACCGCGCCTTCGAGAATGGGCTGGTTTGCCGGTCGCTCGGCACGGCGATCGCCTTTGCCCCGCCGCTGATCAGCACACCGGAGCAGATCGATGCGATCGTTTCGCGGTTCCGCGATGCGTTGGACCGATCCCTGGACGCTTACCTGGCGGGCGGCGGGCGACTCGGCAAGCAGTGA
- a CDS encoding ABC transporter permease, producing the protein MLNTPATSTQITHGQRLWLYVTVALVMAFLIIPCILVIPMSFSDSQYLEFPPRNLSLRWYEAFFTSPEWIQSAVVSLKVAGLTTVLATVLGTLASYGLYKTTSLLAPATRGLLMLPMMIPLIFVAIGVFFVYARFGLNNTITGLVLAHTTLAIPFVMIAVGNGLKGFDPNLERAARSLGASPVAAFLTVTLPQIRISVLSGMLFAFVTSFDEVVVSLFVSSGSNSTLTKRMFANIRDQVDPTVAAISSMLVALSIVVLIAAQFVKRKDA; encoded by the coding sequence ATGCTGAACACGCCTGCCACATCCACCCAGATCACGCATGGCCAGCGCCTCTGGCTCTATGTGACCGTCGCCCTGGTCATGGCCTTCCTGATCATCCCCTGCATCCTCGTCATCCCGATGTCATTCTCGGACTCGCAATATCTCGAGTTTCCGCCGCGCAATCTCAGCCTTCGCTGGTATGAAGCCTTTTTCACTTCGCCGGAATGGATCCAGTCCGCGGTCGTGTCGCTGAAGGTGGCGGGCCTGACGACGGTACTGGCCACCGTGCTCGGAACCCTGGCCTCCTACGGTCTCTACAAGACCACCAGTCTCCTGGCGCCGGCGACCCGTGGTCTCCTGATGCTGCCGATGATGATCCCACTGATCTTCGTCGCCATCGGTGTCTTCTTCGTCTATGCGCGCTTCGGCCTCAACAACACGATCACCGGCCTCGTGCTGGCGCATACGACGCTTGCTATCCCCTTCGTCATGATCGCCGTTGGCAACGGGCTGAAGGGTTTCGATCCCAATCTCGAACGGGCGGCCCGCAGCCTGGGAGCGTCGCCGGTGGCCGCCTTCCTCACCGTCACGCTGCCGCAGATCCGTATCTCGGTGCTTTCGGGCATGTTGTTTGCCTTTGTTACGTCCTTCGACGAGGTCGTCGTCTCGCTGTTCGTTTCCAGCGGCTCCAATTCCACGCTGACCAAGCGCATGTTCGCCAATATCCGCGATCAGGTCGATCCGACCGTTGCCGCCATCTCGTCCATGCTGGTGGCGCTTTCGATCGTCGTACTCATCGCTGCCCAGTTCGTAAAGCGCAAGGACGCGTAG
- a CDS encoding ABC transporter permease — protein MLRSAGNREQRMFQGLTLPALILVTCILLIPFAWLAWLSLFDAAGNLSIQNYARLLRPAYVGSFLTTFKVAGLVTALCVVLGYPVAYLLSQLSPRAAQILMVFVILPFWTSVLVRTYAWLVLLQRKGVINDWLLSIGVIDQPLALVHNLTGTIIGMVHVMLPFLILPLYASMKAIDPVLLRAAANCGASPSQAFRQVFLPLSMPGLAAGIALTLVLCLGFYLTPALLGGGRVAMWSTQIADTVSKFSNWGAASALSVALLVVTAVILWGVRKLTDALSFSAGRP, from the coding sequence ATGCTGAGGAGCGCCGGAAACCGTGAGCAGAGGATGTTCCAGGGGCTCACCCTGCCGGCACTGATCCTCGTCACCTGCATTCTCCTCATACCCTTCGCCTGGCTTGCATGGCTGTCGCTGTTCGATGCTGCCGGGAACCTTTCGATCCAGAACTATGCACGGCTGCTGCGGCCTGCCTATGTTGGAAGCTTCCTCACGACCTTCAAGGTCGCGGGACTGGTGACGGCGCTGTGCGTTGTCCTGGGATACCCGGTCGCCTATCTGCTTTCGCAGCTTTCGCCTCGCGCGGCGCAAATCCTCATGGTCTTCGTGATCCTGCCGTTCTGGACCTCGGTGCTGGTGCGCACCTATGCCTGGCTGGTTCTGCTGCAGCGCAAGGGCGTCATCAATGACTGGCTGCTGTCCATTGGTGTGATCGACCAGCCGCTCGCCCTGGTGCACAACCTGACGGGGACGATCATCGGCATGGTGCATGTCATGCTGCCCTTCCTGATCCTGCCGCTCTATGCGTCGATGAAGGCGATCGATCCGGTGCTGTTGCGGGCGGCCGCCAATTGCGGCGCTTCCCCGAGCCAGGCGTTCCGCCAGGTCTTCCTGCCCCTCTCGATGCCTGGCCTTGCCGCGGGGATCGCGCTGACCTTAGTTCTTTGCCTCGGCTTCTACCTGACGCCGGCGCTCCTCGGGGGCGGGCGTGTTGCGATGTGGTCCACGCAGATCGCCGATACCGTTTCGAAATTCTCCAACTGGGGGGCGGCAAGTGCGCTGAGCGTGGCCCTGCTGGTGGTGACGGCCGTCATTCTCTGGGGCGTTCGCAAATTGACCGACGCCTTGAGCTTTTCTGCGGGAAGACCGTGA
- a CDS encoding ABC transporter ATP-binding protein translates to MRSGRVNLREVHKAYGSFRALDGVSLDIKAGEFLTLLGPSGSGKTTLLNVIAGFERPDQGSLLVDDVEFITRPPHKRDLGMVFQNYALFPHMDVFSNVAYPLRLRKVDSASIRKRVMGALEIVHMQHLADRRITALSGGQRQRVALARAFVFEPRLLLMDEPLSALDKNLREHMQIELKRLHKQLGMTTIYVTHDQQEALTMSDRIAVLDKGRIVQLDVPATVYDRPNCKFVAGFMGETRFLPVECRDHSYLLNGRPLQLADTRAVSSRGENWLMVRPERLRWEGETGRDNCIEGRVLDVVYRGDCNQVSVELSGGHEIAIRHSGSERKALPQPGDSIALWLPAQSSLVMGSAAP, encoded by the coding sequence ATGCGCTCGGGCAGAGTAAACCTTCGCGAGGTCCACAAGGCCTATGGCAGTTTCAGGGCGCTCGACGGCGTTTCCCTGGATATCAAGGCGGGGGAGTTCCTGACGCTTCTTGGTCCTTCCGGCTCGGGAAAGACCACGCTTCTCAACGTCATCGCCGGCTTCGAACGGCCCGACCAGGGCAGCCTGCTGGTCGATGACGTGGAGTTTATCACGCGGCCGCCGCACAAGCGCGACCTCGGCATGGTGTTCCAGAACTATGCGCTGTTTCCACATATGGATGTCTTTTCGAACGTCGCCTATCCGTTGAGGCTGCGCAAGGTGGACAGCGCGTCTATCCGCAAGCGCGTGATGGGCGCCCTGGAAATCGTCCACATGCAGCACCTCGCCGATCGCCGGATCACGGCACTGTCGGGCGGCCAGCGCCAGCGCGTGGCGCTCGCCCGGGCCTTCGTCTTCGAGCCGCGGCTGTTGCTGATGGACGAACCGCTCTCAGCTCTCGACAAGAACCTGCGCGAGCACATGCAGATCGAGTTGAAACGGCTGCACAAGCAGCTCGGCATGACGACGATCTATGTGACGCACGACCAGCAGGAAGCGTTGACCATGTCGGACCGCATCGCCGTGCTCGACAAGGGCAGGATCGTCCAGCTCGACGTGCCGGCAACGGTCTATGATCGGCCGAACTGCAAGTTCGTCGCTGGCTTCATGGGCGAGACCCGCTTCCTGCCCGTCGAATGCCGCGATCATTCCTATCTCCTGAATGGGCGGCCTCTCCAGCTTGCCGATACGCGGGCTGTATCCTCCCGTGGCGAAAACTGGCTCATGGTTCGCCCGGAGCGGCTGCGCTGGGAAGGCGAGACCGGACGCGACAATTGCATCGAGGGTAGGGTACTCGATGTCGTCTACCGCGGCGATTGCAATCAGGTCTCGGTGGAGCTTTCGGGCGGGCATGAAATTGCCATCCGACATTCGGGCAGCGAGCGCAAAGCGTTGCCGCAGCCGGGTGATAGCATTGCCCTGTGGCTGCCGGCGCAATCAAGCTTGGTCATGGGGAGTGCCGCGCCATGA
- a CDS encoding ABC transporter substrate-binding protein, whose translation MASCNRAFLTVATAAGVLAFAGAAVAQEALIVAGFGGNLQADLRKTIWQPAADAAGIELREETHDGLAAVRVQVQSGSPTWDVVHLGADECAVGGKEGLFEPLDYNTISTKGFDTRGYGEHWIATNTYSVVLAWRTDVYKDKAPASWQDFWNVEAFPGRRALSAYPQEMMEIALIADGVNKDGLYPLDTKRALASLEKIKGNVGVWWSSGAQSAQLLKDGEVDMMAIWGSRVASVITDGAPVKFTYQDAILGYGCLAILKGAPHAASAQKFIAGVVSPEVQARIPEMMPYYGPTNSLAFEVKAFSPEVLAQSNMSPENVKKQTFLDANWWRDNNELVREDYSLLMSN comes from the coding sequence ATGGCATCGTGTAATCGCGCATTCTTAACCGTCGCCACGGCAGCCGGTGTACTGGCCTTCGCCGGCGCCGCAGTGGCGCAGGAAGCACTCATCGTCGCCGGCTTCGGCGGCAATCTCCAGGCCGACTTGCGCAAGACGATCTGGCAGCCGGCGGCGGATGCCGCAGGCATTGAATTGCGTGAGGAGACCCATGATGGCCTCGCCGCCGTGCGTGTGCAGGTGCAGTCCGGTTCCCCGACCTGGGATGTCGTGCATCTCGGCGCAGACGAATGCGCGGTCGGCGGCAAAGAGGGGCTTTTCGAGCCGCTGGACTACAACACGATCAGCACCAAGGGTTTCGATACGCGCGGCTACGGTGAGCACTGGATTGCGACGAACACCTATTCGGTGGTTCTCGCCTGGCGCACGGATGTCTATAAGGACAAGGCGCCGGCAAGCTGGCAGGACTTCTGGAACGTCGAGGCGTTTCCTGGCCGCCGCGCACTCAGCGCCTATCCGCAGGAGATGATGGAGATCGCGCTCATCGCGGATGGGGTGAACAAGGACGGCCTCTATCCGCTGGACACCAAACGCGCGCTGGCTTCGCTCGAGAAGATCAAGGGGAATGTCGGCGTCTGGTGGTCGTCCGGCGCACAATCCGCGCAGCTGCTGAAGGACGGTGAGGTCGATATGATGGCGATTTGGGGCAGCCGCGTTGCCTCGGTGATAACAGACGGCGCGCCTGTAAAATTCACCTATCAGGATGCGATCCTCGGCTATGGCTGCCTCGCGATCCTCAAGGGTGCACCGCATGCCGCCAGTGCGCAGAAGTTCATCGCCGGCGTGGTATCCCCCGAAGTGCAGGCCCGCATTCCGGAAATGATGCCCTACTATGGTCCGACCAACAGTCTCGCCTTCGAGGTGAAGGCATTTTCGCCGGAGGTGTTGGCGCAGTCCAACATGTCGCCGGAGAACGTCAAGAAGCAGACCTTCCTCGATGCGAACTGGTGGCGCGACAACAACGAGCTGGTTCGCGAGGACTATAGCCTGTTGATGTCGAACTGA